The proteins below come from a single Comamonas antarctica genomic window:
- the pssA gene encoding CDP-diacylglycerol--serine O-phosphatidyltransferase, producing the protein MHDGDDLTETPGVVVRKRRKGIYILPNLFTLAALFGGFYAIVMAMNGRFELAAVGVFCAMVLDSLDGRVARMTNTQSAFGEQMDSLSDMVSFGVAPALIAYEWALKGLGRWGWIAAFVYCSCAALRLARFNVNTAVVDKRYFQGLPSPAAAALVTGFIWLLSDSGLLRGADGLLTWTQLTWTMFALTLYAGLTMVTNVPFYSFKDIHMKRSVPFAAIVLIVLAIAVINIHAPTVLFGVFILYGFSGYAVYAWRKAKGLQTSVISTSKDEPEERGLHK; encoded by the coding sequence ATGCATGACGGCGACGATTTGACGGAAACCCCGGGTGTGGTGGTGCGCAAGCGCCGCAAGGGCATCTACATCCTGCCCAACCTGTTCACGCTGGCGGCGCTGTTTGGCGGCTTCTACGCGATCGTCATGGCCATGAACGGCCGCTTCGAGCTGGCTGCCGTGGGCGTGTTCTGCGCCATGGTGCTCGACAGCCTCGACGGCCGCGTGGCCCGCATGACCAATACGCAAAGCGCGTTTGGCGAGCAGATGGATTCCCTGTCCGACATGGTGTCGTTTGGCGTCGCGCCGGCGCTGATTGCCTACGAGTGGGCGCTCAAGGGCCTGGGCCGCTGGGGCTGGATTGCGGCCTTCGTCTACTGCTCGTGCGCGGCGCTGCGCCTGGCACGCTTCAACGTCAACACCGCCGTGGTCGACAAGCGATATTTCCAGGGCCTGCCGTCGCCTGCGGCCGCGGCGCTGGTCACGGGCTTCATCTGGCTGCTCAGCGACTCCGGCCTGCTGCGCGGCGCCGACGGCCTGCTGACCTGGACGCAGCTCACCTGGACCATGTTCGCGCTGACGCTGTACGCGGGCTTGACCATGGTCACCAACGTGCCTTTCTACAGCTTCAAGGACATCCACATGAAGCGCAGCGTGCCGTTTGCCGCCATCGTGCTGATCGTGCTGGCGATCGCCGTGATCAACATCCACGCGCCCACCGTGCTGTTCGGCGTGTTCATCCTGTATGGCTTCAGCGGCTATGCGGTCTACGCCTGGCGCAAGGCCAAGGGCCTGCAGACCAGCGTCATCAGCACCTCCAAGGACGAACCCGAAGAACGCGGTCTGCATAAATAG
- the ilvC gene encoding ketol-acid reductoisomerase, producing MKVFYDKDCDLSLIKGKTVAIIGYGSQGHAHAQNLNESGVKVVVGLRKGGASWPKVEKAGLNVMEVNDAVKAADVVMILLPDEDIAAVYKNNVEPNIKQGASLVFAHGFNVHYNQVVPRADLDVWMVAPKAPGHTVRNTYTQGGGVPHLIAVHQDKSGKARDLALSYAMANGGGKAGIIETNFKEETETDLFGEQAVLCGGAVELIKMGFETLVEAGYAPEMAYFECLHELKLIVDLIYEGGIANMNYSISNNAEYGEYVTGPEVINAESREAMRNALKRIQDGEYAKMFILEGRTGYPSMTARRRNTAEHQIEKVGGQLRAMMPWIAKNKLVDQTKN from the coding sequence ATGAAAGTTTTCTACGACAAAGACTGCGACCTGAGCCTGATCAAGGGCAAGACGGTGGCAATCATCGGCTACGGCAGCCAAGGCCATGCGCACGCACAGAACCTGAACGAAAGCGGCGTCAAGGTCGTGGTCGGCCTGCGCAAGGGTGGCGCTTCGTGGCCCAAGGTCGAGAAGGCCGGCCTGAACGTGATGGAAGTCAACGACGCGGTGAAGGCCGCCGACGTGGTCATGATCCTGCTGCCCGATGAAGACATCGCAGCCGTCTACAAGAACAACGTCGAGCCCAACATCAAGCAAGGCGCCTCGCTGGTGTTCGCCCACGGCTTCAACGTGCACTACAACCAGGTCGTGCCGCGCGCCGACCTCGACGTGTGGATGGTCGCGCCCAAGGCCCCCGGCCACACCGTGCGCAACACCTACACGCAAGGCGGCGGCGTGCCCCACCTGATTGCCGTGCACCAGGACAAGTCGGGCAAGGCCCGCGACCTGGCGCTGTCGTACGCGATGGCCAACGGCGGCGGCAAGGCCGGCATCATCGAGACCAACTTCAAGGAAGAAACCGAAACCGACCTGTTCGGCGAGCAGGCCGTGCTGTGCGGCGGTGCGGTCGAGCTGATCAAGATGGGTTTCGAGACCCTGGTCGAAGCCGGCTACGCGCCTGAAATGGCCTACTTCGAGTGCCTGCACGAACTCAAGCTGATCGTCGACCTGATCTATGAAGGCGGCATCGCCAACATGAACTACTCGATCTCGAACAACGCCGAATACGGCGAGTACGTGACCGGCCCCGAAGTGATCAACGCCGAGTCGCGCGAAGCCATGCGCAATGCGCTCAAGCGCATCCAGGACGGCGAATACGCCAAGATGTTCATCCTGGAAGGCCGCACCGGCTACCCCAGCATGACGGCCCGCCGCCGCAACACGGCCGAGCACCAGATCGAAAAGGTCGGTGGCCAGCTGCGCGCGATGATGCCCTGGATCGCGAAGAACAAGCTCGTCGACCAGACCAAGAACTGA
- the ilvN gene encoding acetolactate synthase small subunit has translation MKHIIAVLLENEPGALSRVVGLFSARGYNIESLTVAPTEDPSLSRMTIQTTGSEDVIEQITKHLNRLIEVVKVVDLTEGAYAERELMMVKVRAVGKEREEMKRLVDIFRGRIIDVTDKSYTIELTGDQSKNDAFLQAIERSAILETVRTGASGIGRGERILRV, from the coding sequence ATGAAACACATCATTGCGGTCTTGCTCGAGAACGAACCGGGCGCGCTGTCGCGCGTGGTCGGACTGTTCTCGGCGCGAGGCTATAACATCGAGTCCCTCACGGTGGCGCCGACGGAAGATCCGTCGCTGTCGCGCATGACCATCCAGACCACGGGCTCGGAAGACGTGATCGAGCAGATCACCAAGCACCTGAACCGCCTCATCGAGGTGGTCAAGGTGGTGGACCTGACCGAAGGCGCGTATGCCGAGCGCGAACTGATGATGGTCAAGGTCCGCGCCGTGGGCAAGGAGCGCGAGGAAATGAAGCGCCTGGTGGACATCTTCCGCGGCCGCATCATCGATGTGACCGACAAGAGCTACACCATCGAGCTCACCGGCGACCAGTCGAAGAACGACGCGTTCCTGCAGGCGATCGAACGCTCGGCCATTCTCGAAACCGTGCGCACCGGTGCCAGCGGCATCGGCCGCGGCGAGCGCATCCTGCGCGTGTGA
- a CDS encoding acetolactate synthase 3 catalytic subunit, with protein MEISKAELSSAAAAASSARPTELMGAEILVKSLQAEGVQHLWGYPGGAVLYIYDALYKQDTIQHVLVRHEQAAVHAADGFARATGEVGVALVTSGPGLTNAVTGIATAYTDSIPLVVISGQTATAAIGTDAFQECDTVGITRPIVKHNFLVKDVRDIAATMKKAFHIARSGRPGPVVVDIPKDVSFKKAAWTGYPQSVEMRSYNPVKKGHSGQIRKALQLLLSAKRPYIYTGGGVLLGNACNELRTLVDMLGMPVTHTLMGLGAYPASERKYLGMLGMHGTIEANNAMQNCDVLLAVGARFDDRVIGNPKHFLSVERKIIHIDIDPSSISKRVRVDVPIVGDVKDVLGELIAMLRENPARPDAGALAAWWDTIEGWRERDCLRYDNSNPAVIKPQYVVETLFNMTRDSDTYITSDVGQHQMWAAQYYRFDEPRRWINSGGLGTMGVGIPYAMGVKLAKPDAEVFCITGEGSVQMNIQELSTCLQHNTPIKICSLNNRYLGMVRQWQEIEYSGRYSHSYMDALPDFVKLAEAYGHVGLLIERPEDVEPALREARRLKDRTVFLDFRTDPSENVFPMVQAGKGITEMLLGTDDL; from the coding sequence ATGGAAATTTCCAAGGCAGAGCTTTCGTCCGCTGCCGCAGCAGCGTCCTCCGCGCGTCCGACCGAGCTCATGGGCGCAGAAATCCTCGTCAAGTCGCTCCAGGCCGAAGGCGTGCAGCATCTGTGGGGTTATCCGGGCGGCGCTGTGTTGTATATCTACGACGCGCTCTACAAGCAAGACACCATTCAGCATGTGCTGGTGCGCCATGAACAGGCCGCAGTGCATGCCGCAGACGGATTTGCGCGTGCGACCGGCGAAGTCGGCGTGGCGCTGGTCACCTCCGGCCCCGGCCTGACCAATGCGGTCACCGGCATCGCCACCGCGTATACCGACAGCATCCCCCTGGTCGTGATCAGCGGCCAGACCGCGACCGCGGCCATCGGCACCGATGCGTTCCAGGAGTGCGACACCGTGGGCATCACGCGGCCCATCGTCAAGCACAACTTCCTGGTCAAGGACGTGCGCGACATCGCCGCGACGATGAAGAAGGCCTTCCACATCGCGCGCTCGGGCCGGCCCGGCCCGGTGGTGGTGGACATCCCCAAGGACGTGTCCTTCAAGAAGGCCGCCTGGACCGGTTATCCGCAGAGCGTGGAAATGCGCTCCTACAACCCGGTCAAGAAGGGCCACAGCGGCCAGATCCGCAAGGCGCTGCAGCTGCTGCTCAGCGCCAAGCGCCCCTATATCTATACCGGCGGCGGCGTGCTGCTGGGCAACGCCTGCAACGAGCTGCGCACGCTGGTCGACATGCTGGGCATGCCCGTGACGCACACGCTGATGGGCCTGGGCGCGTATCCCGCAAGCGAGCGCAAGTACCTGGGCATGCTGGGCATGCACGGCACCATCGAAGCCAACAACGCGATGCAGAACTGCGACGTGCTGCTGGCCGTGGGTGCGCGCTTCGACGACCGCGTGATCGGCAACCCCAAGCACTTCCTCTCGGTCGAGCGCAAGATCATCCATATCGACATCGACCCCTCGTCGATCTCCAAGCGCGTGCGCGTCGATGTGCCCATCGTCGGCGACGTCAAGGACGTGCTGGGCGAGCTGATTGCAATGCTGCGCGAGAACCCGGCGCGTCCCGACGCGGGTGCGCTCGCGGCCTGGTGGGACACCATCGAAGGCTGGCGCGAGCGCGACTGCCTGCGCTACGACAACAGCAACCCCGCAGTCATCAAGCCGCAGTACGTGGTCGAGACGCTGTTCAACATGACGCGCGATTCGGACACCTACATCACCTCCGATGTGGGCCAGCACCAGATGTGGGCCGCGCAGTACTACCGCTTCGACGAGCCGCGCCGCTGGATCAACTCCGGCGGCCTGGGCACCATGGGCGTGGGCATTCCCTATGCCATGGGCGTGAAGCTCGCCAAGCCCGACGCCGAGGTGTTCTGCATCACCGGCGAAGGCTCGGTGCAGATGAACATCCAGGAGCTGTCGACCTGCCTGCAGCACAACACGCCGATCAAGATCTGCTCGCTCAACAACCGCTACCTGGGCATGGTGCGCCAGTGGCAGGAGATCGAGTACTCGGGCCGCTACAGCCACAGCTACATGGACGCTCTGCCGGACTTCGTCAAGCTCGCCGAGGCCTATGGCCACGTGGGCCTGCTGATCGAGCGCCCCGAAGACGTCGAACCCGCGCTGCGCGAGGCGCGCCGCCTCAAGGACCGCACGGTGTTCCTCGACTTCCGCACCGATCCCAGCGAGAACGTGTTCCCCATGGTCCAGGCCGGCAAGGGCATCACGGAGATGCTGCTCGGCACCGACGACCTCTGA
- a CDS encoding RNA polymerase sigma factor produces MATEKELSQFLKDVEKRAFKRALYHVRDEEAALDIVQDSMLKLSHHYGDKPPAELPMLFQRILSNCTLDWFRRQKTRNAVFSRMSDFEPEGDDGMDFDLLESYAGNGDEQTVQSAEEHTQRLQTLQSIEKEVQELPARQREAFLMRYWEEMDVAETAAAMGCSEGSVKTHCFRAIQTLSKALKAKGIQL; encoded by the coding sequence TTGGCTACCGAAAAAGAACTATCGCAATTTCTCAAGGATGTGGAAAAACGCGCTTTCAAGCGCGCGCTCTACCATGTCCGCGACGAGGAGGCGGCGCTGGACATCGTGCAAGACAGTATGCTCAAGCTGTCGCACCACTATGGGGACAAGCCGCCCGCCGAGCTGCCGATGCTGTTCCAGCGCATCCTGTCGAACTGCACGCTGGACTGGTTCCGGCGGCAGAAGACGCGCAACGCGGTGTTCTCGCGCATGAGCGATTTCGAGCCCGAGGGCGACGATGGCATGGACTTTGATCTGCTGGAGTCCTATGCTGGCAACGGTGACGAGCAGACGGTGCAGAGCGCCGAGGAACATACGCAACGGCTTCAGACTCTGCAAAGCATAGAAAAAGAGGTACAGGAGCTGCCCGCACGTCAACGGGAAGCCTTTTTGATGCGTTATTGGGAAGAGATGGATGTCGCAGAGACCGCAGCCGCAATGGGTTGCTCGGAAGGCAGTGTCAAGACGCACTGCTTTCGTGCCATTCAGACCCTCAGCAAGGCACTGAAGGCCAAAGGAATCCAGTTATGA
- a CDS encoding DUF3619 family protein, with protein sequence MNIAASPSIEQAADRFARRVTARLSESNQLLAYDITERLRAGRERALSERRREVEVHHRVAATAVQYQGGSATLGAPQRHGWWRSVLTATPLAALAISLAVFITSQTDFSTHEVAEVDAALLTDDLPPSAYADPGFVQFIQTPPPVSTL encoded by the coding sequence ATGAATATTGCAGCATCACCTTCGATCGAACAGGCCGCCGACCGTTTTGCGCGCCGCGTCACCGCGCGCCTGAGCGAAAGCAACCAGTTGCTCGCATATGACATCACCGAACGCCTGCGCGCCGGGCGCGAGCGCGCGCTGTCCGAGCGCCGGCGCGAAGTCGAGGTTCACCACCGCGTTGCAGCCACCGCGGTCCAGTACCAGGGCGGCAGCGCCACGCTGGGCGCGCCGCAGCGCCACGGCTGGTGGCGCAGCGTGCTCACGGCCACGCCGCTGGCCGCGCTGGCGATCAGCCTGGCAGTCTTCATCACGTCGCAGACCGACTTCAGCACGCACGAAGTCGCCGAAGTCGATGCCGCGCTGCTGACCGACGACCTGCCGCCATCGGCCTACGCCGATCCAGGTTTCGTACAATTCATCCAGACCCCACCCCCGGTGTCCACGCTCTGA